From Geotalea uraniireducens Rf4:
GAAACCGAACATAAATCTCCTTTATTTCAAAAGTTGACCTGATTGGCCCTCATCTTCAGCCAATGGAGAAAAGGACGTATTCTGTCACATGTCTAGAGTAGTGTCATAGTGAAATAAGCCAAGGAGGCCACTATGACGAAGAATCACTTTCAGTTTCAACAAGGGCTCAGCTTGAACGACTTTTTGTACAGCTATGGCACTGAAGAGCAATGTTCAGCGATCTTGGAAAAGAGCCGCTGGCCCCAGGGTTTCAAATGTCCTTCCTGTCAGAGTACCAGCCACTGTGTAGTCTGGCATGCACAAGTCAAAACATTTCAGTGCAATCGGTGTCATACCCAGACAACGCTGACCGCAGGCTCGATTTTTCACTCAACCAAGTTGCCGCTGGTCCAATGGTTTCAGGCCATGTACTTTCTCACGCAAACCAAGAACAATGTCTCGGCTCTGGAGTTGAAGCGCCTGATCGGTGTTTGCTACAAAACCGCATGGCGTGTGAAGCACAAGCTCATGCAAGTTATGGTTGAACAGGAGCAGGACACGATTTTGCTCGGCCGGGTCGAAGTAGATGATGCCTACCTGGGTGGAGAAAACCCAGGAGGCAAGGCCGGGCGAGGTTCGGAAAACAAGACGCCGTTTATTGCTGCTGTTGAAACCAATGAAAAGGGCCATCCACTTCGTGCTGTGTTTCAAAGGTGCCAGCCTTTAACCGCGAAGTAGTCACCGAATGGGCAAAACGGTCACTGTCAGCTTCAGCGACAGTGGTAAGCGACGGACTGGCCTGCTTTCGTGCAGTTACCGAGGCTGGATGTTTCCATACCCCAACCATTGTCGGGAAGAAACGCAAGAGTACCGACATTGTGTGTTTCAATTGGGTCAATACCATTCTCGGCAACCTCAAGACGTCGATCTCTGGAACGTACCATGCATTTGATTTCGAAAAGTATGGAACTCGTTACCTGGCTGAGGTTCAATACCGATTCAACCGCCGGAAGGATCTGCGCGGCATGCTCTCGCGACTGATCTCGGCGGCGGCTACTACTGGCAAGCATCCCGAGCACAATCTCAGACTGGCTGAAGATTGGCGCTAATCAGGAAAGTTGATCAAGTGCACAGCGGACCTCCTGATAATCAGGATTGAGCTTGAGCGCTTCATGCAGATATTCCTCGGCATATCGCGGCATATCCATCTTCACACAACATTGTCCAAGATAATAAAATATCTCAGGCAGCGGAAATTGTTCGCAAAAAAACGTATCGTCAATAATGTCCTGTAGTATGGCTGCCGCCTCTTCGTATTCACCCCGTTCATACACGAAAAATGCCGCCGCAACCGCTTCCAGATAATCAACCACTGGTATCCGCGGCAGTTCCCCACCTGCAATCTGCTGCAAACGAACCTCTAGTTTTTGCGCTTCCTTTGATTCCAGAGCACAAAGTATACCACGCCAACAAACAGAAGCGTCCTGGTACTTGCCCAGCAGATAACAAACCTCTCCGAGCTTGTTCCTGACAATTACATGTTCAGGAGATAACTGCAACGCCTTACGGAGGAAATCCTCCGCGCGGTAAAGCGTAACCGTAGATAAATGCAAAGCGGAAAGCCGCAACCCTTTATCAAGGAGAGTTATGCCGATCTCTAAGGGAAACTGCGGGTTTTCCGGCTCGATCAAAGCAAATATTTTCAAATAATTAATTCTTCTATCCAGGTAAGTAATTTCCACATCTTTATGCTCAAGCATAATGATATGGCTGGCAAGTTCTGAAAGATAGTGGGGATAGGCCTCTTTCAGCAGCATCGCATAGCGCGCGCTCAAAACAGAGTCGGGATTTGCACGCAACAGTTGATAAATGCCGCGGCCAACGGCATCGTATGAGGGATAAGGACCGTCAAGGGCCGCGTAGTCTTCTTCCAAAAGAGGGATAGGAATTTCCCCGTATGGAATCCTGATCCTTCCGTCAAGGCCTGTCAGAATGGCGTCTTCCGGAGGTTCAAAATAGCGGATTCCCGGAATCGGTGTCAATTCTTTAAGATTTATATGGTTTATGGCTGCGTCTCCTCTGATTCCCTGTCGGGAAAGGTATTTATAGCGGCTGATTCGCCGACCATTTTGTAGATTTTCACATTATCCCACGGCTCATCCATGATGCCATCATGGATGGCCCAGCTGCGGCCACGTACTGATTTCTCCATACCAGGCATACGAAACGGAGAGGAGCCGTCCATCCTCTTGCAAAGTACCCCCCCCGGCCTAAACCCTTCATTTATCACAAGCATCAGCCTTTTGCCGGTTATATAATCAAAACCGTATTTTTCGTAACGGATAGCGTTGTCATAAGTAAGCGGCTCGGCAACAATCATCTCCATACCCAAACCATCCACGAATCGCTCGAAGAGAGCAAAGAACTCCCTGAACATCTTCAAACCCCGATGGGTTTGATTCGGAAAAAGGCCGGCCCCCATGGCTGAGATTTCCTCCGGGATATTACGGCCAAGACTGGTAAAACAATTGTCCATGCCGGAACTATCCTTATCCACATTGAAACGTGGCGCACGAGGATCATTAATAATACAGAATGCCAGTTCCATCTGGCGATAATGGGTATCTGCAAGCTCAAGAAAAAAAACCTTATCGTCGTCAAACTCACGCATCCTTGCCTCGATACGCAGGATACCCAGACCGCGCGGGGCGATAACGGTGATTTTTCGTTCACCGTCTGCACCGCAAAAGTTTACTGCAGAGACAGCCAAAATATCAAAGAGCCGCGGCGGAATAATTCTTTTATAAATCATCTCCTTCTCGACTGCATCAAGAAGGTTAATGTCCCTCAGGGAAAAAAGCGGCTTCCCCTGAAGGTCGGTCAGCTGTTCATTTCCCGGAAGTCTGGCCATATTCACCAATAATAACAGGGAAAATCGTTTTTTTAATTGCAGCTACACTCTTCTCGACCGCATCCAGAGCCCTGTTTCGGTCGTCTTCATCAGCCCAGTGCATGGCATCTAGCAGCATCTTGTGCGGGAAACCCAACGGCCTGATAATCTTTATAAACGATGACGGTAAAGCTGGGGGCAAATCAATGCCGTTCATTATAGCCCAGACAATAGTCCACGCCCGTGCAACGTTCATAATGTCGTAACCACCGCCACCAACCGCTATCCAAGGGATTTGCAACGCCTTCAATTTCCTGATTATATATGAATAGGCATGGGTAGTAATTTCAAGCCTGGTGAGAGGATCGGTGCGAAAGGTATCCGCACCGACCTGCGTAACCAGAACATCCGGGTCGAACGCAGCAATCAAGGGAAAAGCGACCTCATCAAAAGCCTTCATATATAGGGCGTCATCGGTGTGTTCCAAAAGCGGGATGTTGACAGAATACCCCACCCCCTTGCCGGCGCCTGTTTCATTTTCAAATCCGGTCCCCGGGAAAAAATATACTCCGCTTTCGTGAAGAGAAATGGTCAGAACTTGATCGCTGTCGTAAAAAGCATCTTGAACACCATCACCGTGATGGGCATCAAGATCAAGATAAACAACCCTTTTCCCTTTAGCGAGCAGTACATTTATGGCAATAACGGCATCGTTCAGATAGGAAAAGCCCGACGCCTTATTCCTGTGGGCATGGTGCCAACCTCCAGCCAGGTTAAAAGCAAAGTCATACCCTTCTTCGGCAACCAACCGTGCGGCTTCTACCGTTCCGGCTGTTCCCAGACAGGCCCAGTCATAAACACCTTTAAAAACAGGATTCTCCGTATCACCCAGGCCATAACGAAAGTCCGCTCTCGGTTCTTCAGCAGTACTGAATTCCTTGAGCTGCGCCAAATAATCAGGGGAATGAAAGGTGAGAAGCTGTTCTTCAGCAATGGGACGGCTTTGACATAACCGCACACCTGGAATCCGGGTCAGCCCGTAAGCTTGAATGAGCTCATAGGCCAGTCTGTAACGCTGCACTTTGAACGGATGTTCGGCACCGTAACTGTAACGGCTGAAATCCGGCGAATAGATCAGGGCTGATTTACCTGACAAGCTGTTTCTCCGGTTGCATCAGGAATAGTTGAAATCCCGTCCTTTTCTCATGTGAATTTACAATGTTAGCTGAAGAGCGTCAACAACTATTTCCCCCCGGACAAGCCCTATTTTTAGGCATGACAGGTGATAATTTAAGCAAAACAGTGAAATCCTCGGGCACACCAGAAGTATGGCAGCCAATGTTTTCGATATGTTACAGGGTTGGCAAAAAGGTTGCTAAGGAGATTGTTCTGTCTTTACCCAATGGCGGGTTAAAGAGTAATTACCACGGAGGTAATATTAAATGGATGTAATGTCATCGTTGACAAATCTGCGTAACAGTTCTGACGTGTTGTTTCTTATGCTGGGCGCTGTCATGGTTTTTGCCATGCACGCCGGTTTTGCTTTTCTTGAAGTCGGAACCGTGCGTAAGAAGAACCAGGTAAACGCCTTTGTTAAGATACTTACCGATTGGTCTGTATCTACCATCGTCTACTTCCTGATCGGCTTTCCCCTTGCTTATGGCATCTCATTTCTCACTCCTGCAGAAAAACTGCTCGGCACCACCCAGGGTTATGATCTGACCCACTTCTTCTTCCTCCTTTGCTTTGCTGCCTGTATTCCGGCCATCATTTCGGGGGGTATCGCCGAGCGTGCCAAGTTCTGGCCCCAGGTATGTGCAGGTGCAATTTTTGCTGCCCTTACCTACCCAATTTTTGAGTCGCTCATTTGGGGCAAAAATGCCTCATTACTCCAGGATTTATTTAAAAGCTTCGGTGGCGCCGAATTCCACGATTATGCAGGTTCAGTGGTGGTTCATTCAATCGGCGGATGGCTGGCATTACCTGCGGTCATCATTCTTGGCCCGCGCATGGGCCGTTATGTTCGTGGCAAGTCACACCCTATCCCCATCAGCAATATCCCATTCCTGGCGCTCGGCTCCTGGATTTTAGCAATCGGCTGGTTTGGCTTCAATGTCATGAGCGCAGGGCATCTGGATAAAATATCAGGTTTGGTTGCCGTAAATTC
This genomic window contains:
- a CDS encoding tetratricopeptide repeat protein, coding for MEEDYAALDGPYPSYDAVGRGIYQLLRANPDSVLSARYAMLLKEAYPHYLSELASHIIMLEHKDVEITYLDRRINYLKIFALIEPENPQFPLEIGITLLDKGLRLSALHLSTVTLYRAEDFLRKALQLSPEHVIVRNKLGEVCYLLGKYQDASVCWRGILCALESKEAQKLEVRLQQIAGGELPRIPVVDYLEAVAAAFFVYERGEYEEAAAILQDIIDDTFFCEQFPLPEIFYYLGQCCVKMDMPRYAEEYLHEALKLNPDYQEVRCALDQLS
- a CDS encoding acetoin utilization protein AcuC: MSGKSALIYSPDFSRYSYGAEHPFKVQRYRLAYELIQAYGLTRIPGVRLCQSRPIAEEQLLTFHSPDYLAQLKEFSTAEEPRADFRYGLGDTENPVFKGVYDWACLGTAGTVEAARLVAEEGYDFAFNLAGGWHHAHRNKASGFSYLNDAVIAINVLLAKGKRVVYLDLDAHHGDGVQDAFYDSDQVLTISLHESGVYFFPGTGFENETGAGKGVGYSVNIPLLEHTDDALYMKAFDEVAFPLIAAFDPDVLVTQVGADTFRTDPLTRLEITTHAYSYIIRKLKALQIPWIAVGGGGYDIMNVARAWTIVWAIMNGIDLPPALPSSFIKIIRPLGFPHKMLLDAMHWADEDDRNRALDAVEKSVAAIKKTIFPVIIGEYGQTSGK
- a CDS encoding ammonium transporter; amino-acid sequence: MDVMSSLTNLRNSSDVLFLMLGAVMVFAMHAGFAFLEVGTVRKKNQVNAFVKILTDWSVSTIVYFLIGFPLAYGISFLTPAEKLLGTTQGYDLTHFFFLLCFAACIPAIISGGIAERAKFWPQVCAGAIFAALTYPIFESLIWGKNASLLQDLFKSFGGAEFHDYAGSVVVHSIGGWLALPAVIILGPRMGRYVRGKSHPIPISNIPFLALGSWILAIGWFGFNVMSAGHLDKISGLVAVNSLLAMVGGVLFALIAGKNDPGFVHNGALAGLIAVCAGSDIMHPLAAFVTGGIASIIFVYGFHIEQEKLKIDDVLGVWPLHGVIGSWGGIAAGIFGQKALGGMGGVTFISQLTGSLVAVVFALVNGFLVYGILSKTVGIRLAEEEEFAGADLSIHSIGAYPEEHVR